In Juglans regia cultivar Chandler chromosome 13, Walnut 2.0, whole genome shotgun sequence, the following proteins share a genomic window:
- the LOC109007085 gene encoding beta-xylosidase/alpha-L-arabinofuranosidase 2-like, whose amino-acid sequence MPKQHYSLSRCVKVTLMATPRNGAPKVSVLLCLSIFFVFLLLSSGRVFGQSSPVFACDVGSNPALASLGFCNSSLGIDSRVADLVKRLTLQEKIGFLVNSAGSVSRLGIPKYEWWSEALHGVSNVGPGTRFSNLVPGATSFPQVILTAASFNASLFEAIGRVVSTEARAMYNVGLAGLTYWSPNINIFRDPRWGRGQETPGEDPLLSSKYGSSYVRGLQQRDDGNPNGLKVAACCKHYTAYDVDNWKGTDRYHFNAVVTKQDMDDTYQPPFKSCVIDGNVASVMCSYNKVNGKPTCADPDLLAGVIRGEWKLNGYIVSDCDSVDVFYNSQHYTKTPEEAAAIAISAGLDLNCGSFLSKHTEAAVKGGLLAEAAIDKAITNNFGTLMRLGFFDGDPRKQLYGKLGPKDVCTQENQELAREAARQGIVLLKNSPAYLPLSPTAIKSLAVIGPNANVTKTMIGNYEGIPCKYTTPLQGLTASVATTYQPGCSNVACSTAQLDAAKKIAALADATVLIMGADQSIEAESRDRIDITLPGQQALLVTEVAKASKGPVILVIMSGGGMDISFAKSNVKITSILWVGYPGEAGGAAIADVIFGYFNPSGRLPMTWYPQSFADKVPMTNMNMRPDPSNGYPGRSYRFYTGETVYTFGDGVSYSSFKHHLVQAPKTFFIPLEESHICHSTRCKSLDVGDQHCQNLGFDIHLRVKNTGAMSGSHTVFLFSTPPSMHSSPQKHLLGFEKVFLTAQTEAQVRFKVDVCKDLTVVDELGNRKVALGQHVLHVGSLKSSLNVRI is encoded by the exons ATGCCCAAGCAACATTACAGTCTTTCACGTTGTGTAAAAGTTACCCTCATGGCAACTCCTCGAAACGGAGCACCGAAGGTCTCTGTTTTGCTCTGCTTGTCTATattctttgttttccttttgttgagcTCAGGCCGGGTGTTCGGCCAATCATCACCTGTTTTTGCCTGTGATGTTGGGAGCAATCCTGCGTTGGCGAGTCTCGGATTCTGTAACTCGTCGTTGGGGATTGATTCGAGAGTGGCAGACTTGGTGAAAAGGCTCACATTGCAGGAGAAGATTGGGTTCTTGGTGAACAGTGCAGGGAGTGTGAGTAGGCTTGGGATACCAAAGTATGAATGGTGGTCTGAGGCTCTACATGGAGTCTCTAACGTGGGTCCCGGGACGCGGTTTTCCAACTTGGTGCCTGGAGCTACTAGCTTTCCCCAGGTTATTCTCACTGCCGCTTCGTTCAATGCCTCTCTGTTCGAAGCCATTGGAAGG GTGGTTTCAACTGAAGCCAGAGCAATGTACAATGTGGGACTGGCAGGATTGACATATTGGTCAccaaatattaacatatttcgAGACCCCAGATGGGGAAGAGGCCAGGAGACTCCGGGAGAAGATCCCTTGCTCTCGAGTAAATATGGATCGAGTTATGTAAGAGGTCTTCAACAAAGAGATGATGGTAACCCAAATGGACTTAAGGTTGCTGCATGTTGTAAACATTATACAGCTTATGATGTGGATAACTGGAAAGGGACAGACCGATACCATTTCAATGCCGTG GTAACAAAGCAAGATATGGATGATACGTATCAACCACCATTCAAGAGTTGTGTTATTGATGGCAATGTTGCCAGTGTCATGTGTTCTTACAACAAGGTTAATGGTAAGCCGACCTGTGCAGACCCAGACCTGCTTGCAGGAGTCATCCGAGGCGAATGGAAACTAAATGG ATACATTGTTTCTGATTGTGATTCAGTAGATGTATTCTACAATTCCCAACACTACACCAAGACACCAGAGGAAGCTGCAGCCATTGCTATTTCAGCAG GTTTGGATCTAAACTGTGGATCTTTCCTGAGCAAACACACAGAGGCTGCGGTGAAAGGAGGACTTCTTGCTGAGGCGGCTATTGACAAGGCCATCACTAACAATTTTGGCACCCTAATGAGACTTGGCTTCTTCGATGGTGATCCAAGAAAGCAACTTTATGGAAAACTTGGTCCAAAAGATGTGTGTACACAGGAGAACCAGGAACTGGCCCGTGAAGCCGCTAGGCAAGGTATAGTGCTGCTTAAAAACAGTCCAGCATATTTGCCTCTGTCTCCTACTGCCATCAAATCCTTGGCAGTGATTGGTCCTAACGCCAATGTCACCAAAACCATGATTGGAAACTATGAAG GCATCCCATGCAAATACACAACTCCTTTGCAAGGTCTAACGGCCTCAGTTGCAACAACTTATCAACCTGGCTGCTCCAATGTGGCCTGCAGCACTGCACAGCTAGATGCTGCTAAGAAAATAGCAGCCTTGGCAGATGCCACTGTACTTATAATGGGTGCAGATCAGTCAATTGAGGCAGAGAGCCGCGACAGGATCGATATCACTCTTCCAGGACAGCAGGCACTTTTAGTAACAGAAGTTGCGAAGGCCTCAAAAGGACCAGTAATTCTTGTTATAATGTCTGGAGGGGGTATGGATATCTCATTTGCAAAAAGTAATGTTAAAATTACAAGCATCCTATGGGTTGGTTACCCTGGAGAAGCTGGAGGAGCTGCCATTGCTGATGTtatttttgggtattttaaTCCGA GTGGAAGACTGCCCATGACATGGTATCCGCAATCTTTTGCAGACAAGGTCCCCATGACCAACATGAACATGAGACCTGATCCATCCAATGGTTACCCCGGGCGGAGCTACAGATTCTACACTGGGGAAACCGTTTATACATTTGGAGATGGAGTAAGCTATTCCAGCTTCAAGCACCACCTAGTTCAAGCACCTAAGACATTTTTCATTCCCTTGGAAGAGAGTCACATTTGTCACTCAACAAGATGTAAGTCATTAGATGTTGGAGACCAGCATTGTCAAAACCTTGGTTTTGATATTCATCTGAGAGTTAAAAACACAGGAGCGATGAGTGGAAGCCATACTGTTTTCTTGTTCTCTACGCCCCCATCAATGCACAGCTCACCTCAGAAGCACTTGCTGGGATTTGAGAAGGTCTTCTTGACCGCACAAACAGAAGCACAGGTCAGGTTCAAGGTGGATGTATGTAAAGACCTGACTGTGGTTGATGAGCTTGGAAACCGGAAAGTTGCCTTGGGACAGCACGTGCTTCATGTTGGGAGCTTGAAAAGCTCATTGAACGTGAGGATTTGA